Proteins co-encoded in one Arachis hypogaea cultivar Tifrunner chromosome 13, arahy.Tifrunner.gnm2.J5K5, whole genome shotgun sequence genomic window:
- the LOC112734965 gene encoding uncharacterized protein produces the protein MSSPDSESSIPSNSVIPNKYVIIENHVPKLPLWMYVKILTKNTSVGGGNKNWQCNFCDRVFIGSYSRVKAHLLKIAGIEISACKKVNANYLIELKKIDEESTKAYERPHVPLPSENRQVTPIPSASSTTFDLTGKKRKVGPLEKAFNNEERAQLTELIARMFYSSGLPFHFARNPYYMSSYTFAASHAISGYIPPGYNALRTTLLQKEKENVERMLQPIKSLWSSKGVTIVADGWTDTQRRPLVNFMAISEGGPIFLKAVDGSLERNKDRFYMARLFKEAIKEVGVQNVVQIITDNASVCKAAGLLIEQDYDNIFWTPCVVHTLNLALKNICAAKNTEKNEVTYVECHWITEVRDDAVFIKIFIMNHSMRLAIFNVFVPLKLLSIAETRFASTIVMLKRFKLIKQALQEMVISQEWNTYRHDDQKKAATVKGFILDDLWWDKIDYIINFTNPIYEVLRICDTDSPTLHLVYDMWDTMIVKVKEIIYRHEGNRQDEHSSFYEVVYSILIDRWTKSSTPLHCMAHSLNPRYYSPQWLQEAPNRVAPHQDEEISMERNKCLRRYFPDIEDRKKVALEFSKFSTFGGVFSSFDSIADRWELDPQSWWSNYGSSAPLLQMIALKLLVQPSSSSCSERNWSTYSFIHSKRRNKLNPSRAEDLVYVHTNLRLLSRMSEDYKKGDTSTWDVRVDDNSPDLSEVSYLSLDEPNIEAVVFTDDGLGGEEIDTFLVSEMARVD, from the exons ATGTCTTCTCCAGATTCAGAGTCAAGTATTCCTTCTAATTCTGTTATTCCAAATAAGTACGTAATTATTGAGAATCATGTGCCAAAACTCCCTCTTTGGATGTATGTCAAAATTTTAACTAAGAATACAAGTGTTGGTGGTGGAAACAAAAATTGGCAGTGCAATTTTTGTGATAGAGTATTTATAGGATCATATTCAAGAGTTAAAGCACATTTATTAAAGATAGCAGGAATTGAAATTAGTGCATGTAAGAAGGTGAATGCAAATTACCTTATAGAATTGAAGAAGATTGATGAAGAATCTACAAAAGCATATGAACGGCCTCATGTCCCTTTGCCTTCTGAAAATAGGCAAGTTACTCCTATCCCAAGTGCTAGTAGCACTACCTTTGACTTAacgggaaaaaaaagaaaagttggTCCTTTGGAAAAAGCTTTTAATAATGAAGAAAGAGCTCAACTTACTGAGCTTATTGCTCGGATGTTTTATTCTTCTGGCCTGCCATTTCATTTTGCAAGAAATCCTTACTATATGAGTTCCTACACTTTTGCTGCAAGTCATGCAATATCTGGCTATATACCTCCTGGATACAATGCTTTAAGAACAACATTGTTacaaaaagagaaggaaaatgTTGAAAGAATGCTTCAACCAATAAAAAGTTTATGGAGCTCAAAAGGGGTTACAATTGTTGCTGACGGGTGGACGGATACACAAAGAAGACCTTTGGTTAATTTTATGGCCATAAGTGAGGGAGGTCCTATTTTCTTAAAAGCTGTTGATGGAAGTCTAGAACGAAATAAAGATCGATTCTATATGGCTCGCTTATTCAAGGAAGCAATCAAAGAGGTTGGAGTTCAAAATGTGGTTCAAATTATAACTGATAATGCTTCGGTATGCAAAGCTGCTGGGTTACTTATTGAACAGGATTATGATAATATTTTTTGGACTCCATGTGTGGTGCATACATTAAACTTGGCCTTGAAGAATATATGTGCTGCAAAGAACACAGAAAAGAATGAAGTTACCTATGTTGAATGTCACTGGATCACCGAGGTACGTGATGATGccgttttcataaaaatttttatcaTGAACCACTCAATGAGATTGGCAATCTTTAATGTATTTGTTCCATTAAAGCTTCTTTCTATTGCTGAGACAAGGTTTGCATCAACAATTGTAATGTTGAAAAGGTTCAAACTCATCAAGCAAGCTTTGCAGGAAATGGTAATCAGTCAAGAATGGAATACTTATAGGCATGATGATCAGAAAAAGGCTGCAACTGTGAAAGGTTTCATATTAGATGATTTGTGGTGGGATAAAATTGATTATATAATCAATTTCACAAATCCAATATATGAAGTTCTTCGAATTTGTGATACAGACTCTCCAACTCTTCACTTAGTATATGATATGTGGGATACTATGATAGTGAAGGTAAAAGAAATTATCTATAGGCATGAAGGTAATAGACAAGATGAACATTCTTCTTTTTATGAAGTGGTTTATTCTATATTAATTGACAGATGGACAAAGAGTAGCACTCCACTTCATTGCATGGCTCATTCTTTGAATCCAAG gtaTTATAGTCCACAATGgcttcaagaagctccaaataGAGTTGCTCCTCATCAAGATGAAGAAATTTCTATGGAGAGAAACAAGTGTCTAAGAAGATACTTTCCTGATATTGAGGATAGGAAGAAGGTTGCTCTTGAGTTCTCTAAATTCTCTACGTTTGGTGGAGTATTTTCTAGTTTTGACTCAATTGCAGATAGATGGGAGTTAGACCCACAATCCTGGTGGTCTAATTATGGATCTTCTGCCCCTCTTCTTCAAATGATTGCATTAAAACTTCTTGTTCAACCTAGTTCTTCATCATGCTCTGAAAGAAATTGGAGcacatattcattcattcattctaaGAGGAGAAACAAATTGAATCCTTCTAGAGCTGAAGATTTGGTATATGTTCATACTAATCTCCGACTTTTATCTAGAATGAGTGAAGATTATAAAAAAGGAGATACCAGCACGTGGGACGTCAGAGTTGATGACAACAGTCCAGATCTGAGTGAGGTTTCGTATTTATCTTTAGATGAACCAAACATAGAAGCTGTGGTATTTACGGATGATGGACTTGGAGGAGAAGAAATTGATACATTTCTTGTTAGCGAGATGGCAAGagtagattaa